In Arachis stenosperma cultivar V10309 unplaced genomic scaffold, arast.V10309.gnm1.PFL2 arast.V10309.gnm1.Scaffold_100025, whole genome shotgun sequence, a genomic segment contains:
- the LOC130959876 gene encoding probable serine/threonine protein kinase IREH1, with protein sequence MRVAEAGETVLVGLPPFNAEHPQTIFDNILNRKIPWPAVPEEMSPEAQDLIDRLLTEDPNQRLGARGASEVKEHVFFKDINWDTLAR encoded by the exons ATGAGAGTGGCGGAGGCCGGAGAGACGGTGCTTGTTGGTCTTCCACCTTTTAATGCAGAGCATCCTCAG ACTATATTTGATAATATTCTTAATCGTAAGATACCTTGGCCTGCAGTTCCTGAAGAAATGAGTCCTGAAGCTCAAGATCTTATTGATCG ATTATTGACTGAAGATCCTAACCAAAGACTTGGAGCTAGAGGTGCATCAGAG GTGAAAGAACATGTTTTCTTTAAGGATATAAATTGGGACACACTTGCTAGATAG